Within the Fusarium keratoplasticum isolate Fu6.1 chromosome 1, whole genome shotgun sequence genome, the region TTGCGACCCGTTTCCCTTTTACGCGACGCGAATTGTCAAAGACCAtcgaaaaaaacgcgtcgCTCAAAGACTGCCCAAGTCTCGATTAGACTCTGCGGCGAAACTACCCGCCACCCGCACCCGCACCCGCCTTTCACAATCCCCTACTCCCCTCCCGTGACGGCGCATTCACTCAATATGCCTGTCGAAGTCAGCCTCAACACGCCCCTGGCGGAGGCTCTCAATGCCGCTATCCAGcccaagctcgtcgaggttggatgGGGAACCGGTGGCGCTGATGATTCCGCCCTGGCCGAGTACATCATCCTGATGCTGGTCAACGGAAAGACCCAGGACGAGATTGCCTCTGAGCTTTCTGGCGATCTCCTGAACCTTGGACCCGACGACCCCAGCACTCGCGACTTCTCCCAGTGGCTATTCCAACAGATCGATGCCCTGAGCTCTCCAGCCAACGGCGGTAGCTCAATGCCTGACGCTTCCCAAGAAGGCGCAGGTGCCGGCGACATGGATACCGACATGAATGCCGGAGATGTATCAGAGTTGAATGCGTATGTTCCCCTTATTTCCTTGCGCCTGACCCCAGATATACTGACTCTTCTTAGACCAACCGGTCCCCGTTCAATGCGAAACGGAAATCAACGAGGTGGACGGGATAAGCGCATGTTTGGCCAGATTAACAAGGCTATGGACCGTACTGGCGACGCTGCTCTTCATCGTGTTAGAGGCCAGACGGGCGGTGAACGCATCAACACCCACGGCCGCAACCCCCCGACCGGTCCCAGGACAGGCCGAGGTGGTATGGGCCGtaacaacaacaaccgcGCCGCCAACCTCCAAGCAGGCTTGAACGCCATGGCCGCTGGCGGACCCCAGGGTCAGTGGATGATGCAGGGCAACGCGCCCAACCAGATGGAGCTCGTGGCCATGCTCGAGCAGCAGAACCAGATGATGTTCCAGCTCTCGCAACAAATCATGGCCAACGGCGGAAACCCAGGCACATTCGGACAgcatcgccgaggaggaaagggTGGCTTCGAGCGAGGACAGAACTCGACCAGGGGCAACTTCCGTAGGGGTCagaaccaccaccacgacaGGCAAGGCAGCAACAAgcctgagggcgagggtgagggcgaggatgtgGACATGTCTGGAGAGAAGCGCGAGCCCCCGAACCCCGACGACACGGTGTGCAAGTACAACCTGAACTGCACCAACAAGGACTGCAAGTTTGCCCACCAGTCACCGGCAGCGCCCCACGGTGTCTCGGTCGACGTCAACGACATTTGCACCTTTGGAGCCGCGTGCAAGAACCGAAAATGCGTTGCTCGACACCCCTCACCAGCGGCTCGTCTTGCGCACCAGAGCGAGCAGGACTGCAAGTTCTTCCCCAACTGCCAGAACCCGCGATGCCCGTTCAAGCACCCATCGATGCCTCTGTGCCGCAACGGAGCTGACTGCACAACGGCCAACTGCAAGTTCACGCACGTCAAGACAAAATGCAAGTTCAACCCTTGCCTGAACCCTCACTGCGCCTTTGCGCATGAGGAGGGTCAGCAGGGAGGATTCAAGGATAAGGTCTGGACTGCAGACGGCAAGGAGGAGCACGTCAGCGAGAGGAAGTTTGTGGACGAGCAAGCTGGCGAGGAGCTaatcaaggctgaggaggaccCTAAGGAGGATACCGAGATCATTGGTTAGATGAAAACAAAAAAGGGTGGTTTGGAGGGATGAGATGATCGACAAGCCGATCAGATCACAAGATACCCAGGGTTAAAGGTTCAGTCCCAGGACTGGGACCAGCAGAACAACGGCTGATGAacagaggaggacgagacgATATGGTGAATGAAGGATATGTACTACTACGGTCTGCTTTCTAATGTCGTTGGCCGGGGTGGCAAGAGCATGGAAGGGAGTTTGGAGTTTGGTTTCTTTTGCGAATTTGCCATGAGCATGAGGCAGGGCCATATCTTGTTTATTCCTTATATAGGTACATAGAGGCCAGAGAATGACGGCCAAAGGTCGCGCATCATGGAGATGCTTCAAAGCAGATGCGCGAGGGGGGGAAGAATGCAAACAAGGGCCCATGGCCATGCCTCGGAATTTTCTCTTCTCTATTCTCATGATTAACGTGCATGAGCCACTTGAGATGAAATGAACCATGTCCATCATCCGATCTATTAATCTAGATGAATCTATAATGTTTCTATTGTGATGTCAATGACGCACGGATGAATACCGGCTCATGCCACCGGGACCTAGCTTCAACTGCCTGCCTCCCCGCCAAAAACCCCATCCCACTGTAAGCTCGCAACACTCCACCATCTCGTGACGGGACCAacaccttggccatgaccaaTTGAGCCCTCGTCATGAGTCTCTGCCGTGCAGGATCACTCCCGGCTGCTCTCCTGAGCTCCGGCGCCGCCTCCCACCGCCTCAATGGCTGTTGCCATCGCAGCCTCTACGCCATCGCCGctcgacctcgacgccgTGGCCATCTCCGGAGCATCAGCGGCCGACGGGCCTACACCACCGAGCCCAAGGACGCCGACATTGCTGTCCTCGGAGGCGGTTTGACCGGCCTCTCCGCTGCTTACTACCTCGCAAAGAAACTCCCCTCGACCGCCAACATCACACTGTACGAGTCCAGCGACCGCCTTGGAGGATGGATCAAGACGGATAGAGTGCCCGTTGATGTTGGGGGCAAGCAGGGCGTCGTCTTGTTCGAGCGCGGCTCGCGATCTCTGACTTCGCTGGCTGGAAACACCTTTCGATACGATGACCTCGTCCTCTACGATCTTGTGCGCACCCTGAAGCTCTCTAACACGCCATTGCTCTGCTAACCTCCCTGCCAGGCtctcgatctcggcctcaAGATCAGCTCACCGGGTTCCAAGCCGCGATATGTCTACTATCCCGACCACCTAGTCACCATGCCACCCTTCGCGCCGTTCGCCGACTTCCTCCGCGAgcccctcttcctccagagCTTCGGCGCAGGCCTCGCCCTCGCTTTCAACACGCTTCGCCGGCGGCACCTCCCCGCCCAGGACTACTCGGTCGCCGAGTGGCTCTACAAGATCACAAACAGCCGCAAGGCGGTCGGCACCCTggcctcggccatgatgcaCGGCATCTACGGCGGTGACATCAACAAGCTGAGCGCCCGCTCCGTCCTCGACCGCATCTACTGGGGCTGGTACCTGCCGAACCCGGGCCTGCACGCGCGtcccatgcccatgcccgaAAAGGAGATTCTCGAGGCGttgggcaaggacaaggagatccAGAAGTTGGCGCTGAGCCCGAAGAATGCTCTGATTGACTTTGGCGAGTCGGGAATGGAGACGCTGCCTCTAGCCATGGCTGACGCCCTGCGGAGCCAGCCAAATGTCACCATTAAGACGGGCAAGGATGT harbors:
- a CDS encoding Protoporphyrinogen oxidase, whose amino-acid sequence is MSLCRAGSLPAALLSSGAASHRLNGCCHRSLYAIAARPRRRGHLRSISGRRAYTTEPKDADIAVLGGGLTGLSAAYYLAKKLPSTANITLYESSDRLGGWIKTDRVPVDVGGKQGVVLFERGSRSLTSLAGNTFRYDDLVLYDLALDLGLKISSPGSKPRYVYYPDHLVTMPPFAPFADFLREPLFLQSFGAGLALAFNTLRRRHLPAQDYSVAEWLYKITNSRKAVGTLASAMMHGIYGGDINKLSARSVLDRIYWGWYLPNPGLHARPMPMPEKEILEALGKDKEIQKLALSPKNALIDFGESGMETLPLAMADALRSQPNVTIKTGKDVWGLTYDQKTRKIEIASSKATEQPQRFDKVISTLSSQDTANLAPYKLRAFSKAHSVSIMRVNLWFPQENLKPPGLGYLIPDTVAPETNPEHALGVFFDSDVQVRSADEPAGTKLFVLMGGHYYDEPGAKIPSEDEAIIQARSLLERHLGIPRDAPCHAVAGLAKNCIPQHNVGHQDLLRDAHRELCTHFEGRLAVAGGSYGRIGTIASLRAGYDAALSTKSGLENTGLEYLNQLQDFAVVPIEKIPVRRFK